The proteins below come from a single Deltaproteobacteria bacterium genomic window:
- a CDS encoding gamma carbonic anhydrase family protein, producing MVRSYRGVWPTLGAGVFVAETAAVIGDVVVGDRSSIWYGAVVRGDVFHIRIGAETSIQDNSVIHVTSGRHATLVGDRVTVGHSVTLHGCTVEDRCIIGMGAVVLDRARVGAGSIVGAGALVTPGTEIPPGHLAVGAPARVKRPLTDAERAWIETSADHYVALAAEYLAGE from the coding sequence ATCGTGCGTAGCTATCGCGGCGTGTGGCCCACGCTGGGCGCCGGCGTGTTCGTCGCCGAGACGGCGGCGGTGATCGGCGACGTGGTCGTCGGGGACCGGTCGTCGATCTGGTACGGGGCGGTCGTGCGCGGTGACGTGTTCCACATCCGCATCGGCGCCGAGACGTCGATCCAGGACAACTCGGTCATCCACGTCACCAGCGGCCGGCACGCGACGCTCGTCGGCGATCGCGTCACGGTCGGCCATTCGGTCACCCTGCACGGCTGCACGGTCGAGGACCGCTGCATCATCGGGATGGGAGCGGTCGTGCTCGACCGGGCGCGCGTCGGCGCCGGGTCGATTGTAGGTGCGGGTGCGCTGGTGACGCCGGGAACCGAGATCCCACCTGGCCACCTCGCCGTCGGCGCGCCGGCGCGCGTCAAGCGCCCGCTGACGGACGCCGAGCGGGCGTGGATCGAGACGAGCGCCGACCACTACGTCGCACTCGCGGCCGAGTACCTTGCGGGCGAGTGA
- a CDS encoding teicoplanin resistance protein VanZ — protein MRAWLPVAVYAALILAVSSIPASRMPQSPTLWSFDKLLHAGEYFVLGALLARALSLGPPRVDPVIAVAISAIVCAAFGAVDEAYQSLTPGRSSSPWDAVADAVGAAAGALSAAWWFSRQGVDVDRA, from the coding sequence ATGCGCGCGTGGTTGCCGGTCGCGGTGTACGCCGCGCTGATCCTGGCCGTGTCGTCGATCCCGGCGTCGCGCATGCCGCAGTCACCGACGTTGTGGTCGTTCGACAAGCTGTTGCACGCGGGCGAGTACTTCGTGCTCGGCGCGCTGCTGGCGCGGGCGCTGTCGCTCGGCCCGCCCCGAGTCGACCCGGTGATCGCGGTCGCGATCTCGGCGATCGTGTGCGCGGCGTTCGGCGCCGTCGACGAGGCGTACCAGTCGCTCACACCCGGGCGATCGTCGTCGCCGTGGGACGCGGTCGCCGACGCGGTCGGGGCGGCGGCGGGCGCCTTGTCGGCCGCGTGGTGGTTCTCGCGCCAGGGGGTCGATGTCGATCGTGCGTAG
- a CDS encoding HEAT repeat domain-containing protein → MPPARCTFRLRIAVAAFALVAVWSGTARADKVDTLIRRMLEADDYKLRLSAALNLQKTGDPRAIPAYIRALADRDKTVRGVAAASLGKMITAATPAAVRKTAADALARVAKSDDNAFVRKQAQKAYDAIAAIEGGGAAAKVYVDLGPMADDAGAGAAMVAMMRTTAAKTFAKHATGMTTKWPGGKRPSKRALRKAGAAGFYVDGTITKLDVQARGASAVVSCKVSMLLASYPEKSMFGFLKGSAKVQASNSAKDIGYAKQDCVAAVVEDLVRRKIIPTIASRTP, encoded by the coding sequence ATGCCGCCAGCCCGTTGCACGTTTCGCCTGCGGATCGCCGTCGCGGCGTTCGCGCTCGTCGCGGTGTGGAGCGGCACGGCGCGGGCCGACAAGGTCGACACGTTGATCCGGCGCATGCTCGAGGCCGACGACTACAAGCTGCGGTTGTCGGCCGCGTTGAACTTGCAGAAGACGGGGGATCCGCGGGCGATTCCGGCGTACATCCGCGCCCTGGCCGACCGCGACAAGACCGTGCGCGGCGTCGCCGCCGCATCGCTCGGCAAGATGATCACCGCGGCGACCCCCGCCGCGGTGCGCAAGACGGCCGCCGACGCGCTGGCGCGCGTGGCCAAGTCGGACGACAACGCATTCGTGCGCAAACAGGCGCAAAAGGCGTACGACGCGATCGCAGCCATCGAAGGAGGTGGCGCCGCGGCCAAGGTGTACGTCGACCTCGGCCCCATGGCGGACGACGCCGGCGCCGGCGCCGCGATGGTCGCGATGATGCGCACCACCGCGGCGAAGACGTTCGCCAAGCACGCAACGGGGATGACCACGAAGTGGCCCGGTGGCAAGCGGCCGTCGAAGCGGGCGCTGCGCAAGGCGGGGGCGGCCGGGTTCTACGTGGATGGCACGATCACCAAGTTGGACGTGCAGGCGCGCGGCGCCAGCGCCGTCGTGTCGTGCAAGGTGAGCATGCTGCTCGCGAGCTACCCGGAAAAGAGCATGTTCGGGTTCCTCAAGGGCAGCGCGAAGGTGCAGGCGAGCAACTCCGCGAAGGACATCGGCTACGCGAAGCAAGACTGTGTCGCGGCGGTCGTCGAGGACCTGGTGCGCCGGAAGATCATTCCGACCATCGCGTCTCGCACGCCGTAG
- a CDS encoding VWA domain-containing protein yields MIDAIETFAELLRQNGVRVSTGEVIDAARAVAAVGVDRAQDVRAALAAALVKRAGDRAAFDELFDLYFLRGAALASRGSPLVDALRAAGIPGDAIEHIVAHLATEAAHLGAVARVGLGLRAPAVSPLVRAAGLQGDLDRMVSPLQAGFFAHRVAQALDLRGAQADIDAVLARLVGSAQGLSPEVIERLRAFAAANLDALRRAIRDYVQDEFRRRNLDYLDQVAARTLADKPLAQLTDREVAELRAEVARLARILRARVQLAPKRRRRGRLDVRKTLRGSLATGGVPVSLELRHRPRKKPRLVVLCDVSDSVRTVSRFMLQFVYALQELFDRVHTFAFVAELGELTDLFRRHDLDRAVELTYQGAVVNVYANSNYGHVLDQFCARHMSKVTPRTTVLVIGDGRNNYHPSNHAALGDIRRRAKQLWWLNPEAPSAWGFGDSAMREYAPHCDRVVVAHNLDSLRKVVDELVM; encoded by the coding sequence ATGATCGACGCGATCGAGACGTTCGCCGAGCTGCTGCGGCAAAACGGCGTGCGCGTGTCGACGGGGGAGGTGATCGACGCGGCGCGCGCGGTCGCGGCCGTCGGGGTCGACCGCGCGCAGGACGTGCGCGCGGCGCTCGCCGCGGCGCTGGTCAAGCGCGCCGGCGACCGCGCAGCGTTCGACGAGCTGTTCGACCTGTACTTCCTGCGGGGCGCGGCGCTCGCGTCGCGCGGCAGTCCGCTGGTCGACGCGCTCCGCGCCGCCGGCATCCCCGGCGACGCGATCGAGCACATCGTCGCCCACCTCGCGACGGAGGCGGCCCATCTCGGCGCCGTCGCTCGCGTCGGCCTCGGCCTGCGCGCGCCGGCGGTGTCGCCGCTCGTGCGGGCGGCCGGGCTGCAAGGCGACCTCGATCGAATGGTGTCCCCGCTGCAGGCGGGGTTCTTCGCCCACCGGGTCGCGCAGGCGCTCGACCTGCGCGGCGCGCAGGCGGACATCGACGCGGTGCTCGCGCGTCTCGTCGGGTCGGCGCAGGGGCTGTCGCCCGAGGTCATCGAGCGGCTGCGCGCGTTCGCCGCGGCCAATCTGGACGCGCTGCGCCGGGCGATCCGCGACTACGTGCAGGACGAGTTCCGCCGGCGCAACCTCGACTACCTGGATCAGGTCGCCGCGCGCACGCTCGCGGACAAACCGCTGGCGCAGCTCACGGACCGAGAGGTCGCCGAGTTGCGCGCCGAGGTCGCACGCCTGGCGCGCATCCTGCGCGCGCGCGTCCAACTCGCGCCGAAACGCCGCCGCCGCGGTCGGCTCGACGTGCGCAAGACGTTGCGCGGATCCCTGGCGACCGGCGGCGTGCCGGTGTCGCTCGAGCTCCGCCATCGGCCGCGCAAGAAGCCGCGGCTCGTGGTGCTGTGCGACGTGTCCGACTCGGTGCGCACCGTGTCGCGGTTCATGCTCCAGTTCGTCTACGCGCTGCAGGAGCTGTTCGACCGCGTCCACACGTTCGCGTTCGTCGCCGAACTCGGGGAACTGACCGATCTATTCCGCCGCCACGACCTGGATCGCGCGGTCGAGTTGACGTATCAAGGAGCGGTCGTCAACGTGTACGCCAACAGCAACTACGGGCATGTGCTCGACCAGTTTTGCGCGCGCCACATGTCGAAGGTGACGCCGCGCACGACGGTCCTCGTGATCGGGGACGGGCGCAACAACTACCACCCGTCAAATCACGCGGCGCTCGGAGACATCCGCCGCCGGGCCAAACAGCTTTGGTGGCTCAATCCGGAGGCGCCGTCGGCGTGGGGCTTCGGCGACAGCGCGATGCGCGAGTACGCGCCTCACTGCGACCGCGTCGTCGTCGCCCACAATCTCGACAGCCTGCGCAAGGTCGTCGACGAACTGGTGATGTGA
- a CDS encoding PDZ domain-containing protein, with protein sequence MRPCSRRARRAACARVAACAWPRSWRGAMLRRMPRAHAALVAVATAVAAAAVAAAGPVAGGAPWLGVVLEPGSVGVRVGKVVPGSPAEDAGLVEGDEIVALGAARTRSARELVAAVAGHRVGDRVAVAIVRDGRRIAVHATLGPRLGDREVLERWLVDRPAPDFALDVASGAASGALADYAGRVVVIEFFATWCRYCPLAHRALAQLAARHPGDVAVLGIAGGDRKALAAYLSPKSAAASGSGVAVLHHGPLGFAALYDDKDAVKRAYLPVVTYPTIVVIDRRGFVRAVAVGASSAEIGRAVRIAEALARE encoded by the coding sequence GTGCGGCCGTGTTCGCGCCGGGCGCGCCGGGCGGCGTGCGCGCGCGTCGCGGCGTGCGCCTGGCCGCGGTCGTGGCGCGGCGCTATGCTGCGGCGTATGCCGCGCGCACACGCCGCTCTCGTCGCCGTCGCGACGGCCGTCGCGGCGGCCGCCGTCGCCGCCGCGGGGCCCGTCGCGGGCGGCGCGCCGTGGCTCGGCGTCGTCCTCGAGCCGGGATCCGTCGGAGTGCGCGTCGGCAAGGTCGTGCCGGGGTCGCCGGCCGAGGACGCCGGGCTGGTCGAGGGCGACGAGATCGTCGCCCTCGGCGCCGCGCGCACGCGCAGCGCTCGCGAGCTCGTCGCAGCGGTCGCCGGTCATCGCGTCGGCGACCGGGTCGCGGTGGCGATCGTGCGCGACGGCCGGCGGATCGCGGTACACGCGACCCTCGGGCCGCGGCTCGGCGATCGCGAGGTGCTCGAGCGGTGGCTCGTCGACCGGCCCGCGCCGGACTTCGCGCTCGACGTCGCGAGCGGCGCGGCCAGCGGTGCACTCGCGGACTACGCCGGCCGCGTCGTCGTGATCGAGTTCTTCGCGACGTGGTGCCGCTACTGCCCGCTGGCCCACCGCGCGCTGGCCCAGTTGGCCGCGCGCCACCCCGGCGACGTCGCCGTGCTCGGCATCGCCGGCGGCGATCGCAAGGCGCTGGCGGCGTACCTGTCGCCGAAGTCGGCGGCGGCGTCCGGCTCGGGCGTCGCGGTGCTGCACCACGGTCCGCTCGGGTTCGCCGCCCTGTACGACGACAAGGACGCCGTCAAGCGCGCGTACCTGCCGGTCGTGACCTATCCGACGATCGTGGTCATCGACCGCCGCGGCTTCGTGCGCGCCGTCGCCGTCGGCGCCAGCTCCGCGGAGATCGGCCGCGCGGTGCGCATCGCGGAGGCGCTGGCGCGCGAGTGA